The genomic segment TTAGAAATGCTTAACTCTCTGTGACATCTTGGAAATGGTTAACTCTTGTGATATCTTGGAAGTGCTTAAATCCTCTTTGTGACATGATTCGTTTGTTTTGACTGTTGCTAATGATTCTTTTCTTATGACTGTTCCTAATGCAGGTGCACACAGCATAGGCATTACTCACTGCACATTTTTTGAGAACCGCCTGTACAACTTCTCAGGAACCGGGAAGCCTGACCCTGATTTCAATCCAGGGGTCGTCCAAGAACTGAAAACCAAATGCCCCTTCTCTGTCTCAGCTTCATCTCCATCTGCATCCCCTGGTTTAGTACCGTCCTTACCTGCATCAGATTCCAGAAACAGCTACGGTATGAGCTCAGGAAGCAGTAATGATGGAGTGATCGACTTGAGCTACAACAATGAAGGAGGTGATGAAAATTTTGGAACTCGCTACTTCAAGAGACTGATGGAGAAGAAAGGGCTGCTGTTTTCTGATCAGCAACTAATGGGTAGTGAAGAGACTGAGTTGTGGGTGAGAGCATATGCTTCTGATCCGTCCTTGTTCCGCAGAGATTTTGCCATGTCGATGATGAAACTATCAAGCTATCATGTATTGACTGGTCCCCTAGGTCAAGTGAGGACAACATGCTCAAAAGTCCTGCCTAGGAACTGATCTTTTCTTTTACCACTTTAGTGAACTCATGTTGTTTAGAGTTCTGTTGATGAGATTTTCTGATTTTGAGGGAAACATATCCGAATATGTAGAAAGTGAACTGAGGATTGTGAGTTTGATTGATATTCAGAATGGCATATAAATAAGTTgagttctcttctctctttcgttgTGTATGTATGATAGTGATACATAGATAACCATCCCTAATTTTGAGCCATAAGATATGTTGAACATAAAAGAATTAAGATGGGGTGAATTAAGAATGGGCTAGTCGTCTATATAGGGCTTGTGATTTGGCCCATATGTATAAGGCCCGTATACTATACTTTTAAGACCACGAATTActagggtttataattttttggtcatTTATCGTCGTCTCTCTCTCACGCCGTCGCCGCACATCTCTTTGAACAGTGAGCAGAGCAGTGGACGATCGATCATGGGTCATTCCAACGTGTGGAATTCTCATCCGAAGAAATATGGTCCAGGGTCTCGCACATGGTATTGttcatttatcttcttctccccTCTCTCGTTTTCTACAATTTGTTTTAGTTCTGAGAATTCGGCTTCCCTTAGATAGACCTCTGTTCATGTCTCGGATTCGTGTTAATTGAGGAACATTTTAATCTGATTCTTGTTTATTATTTGTAGCTTTTTGAtgtgaaatttttgttttagatacTAAATATGTGGTTTAGGTAGGGTAAAGAAGAGTATTAAATATTGTTGTGAGCTAATTTATGAAGATCATGTTTAAAAGCTTAGCTTAGAAGAGCATAGTTTAAAATTACCATTATTCTAAAAGGGCCAAACTTTCATGTAAATCACTGCATAATGATGTAATGTTATTGTTTTCCATGATGAACACGAAAAATTTGACAATGTTACTCTCTGTCTTGAGTTGAACTGTTAGAGAgttgttgattctttttttaCACTTGGTTTTTGTAATCCTTTTAACCAAATCAAATGATCTATTTTCTTGTCAATAAATATAGAAAGAATCTTGTGAATCTAATGAAAAGGTTGGgaattgtttgttgtttgtgtagCCGTGTGTGTAATTTAACAATAATGCCATGatgcttttttttatcttaaattgGTTGGTTCAGCAGTTACTTGTGTTTGTAAAAGACATCAATCAGTTTGCTTTTGTGGTATAAGATTAGTACCCTGTGTTGGTTGGTTGTTGCGTTCTGCCATACAGAATAAGTTTTAGCATGTTTATTGAGTCATGGTTTGTggtgttgattttgtttgagGAATCTAATGAAAAGGTTgggatgttgttgttgtttgtgtagCCGTGTGTGTGGAAACTCGCATGGATTAATCCGCAAGTATGGTCTCAACTGCTGCAGACAGTGCTTCCGTAGCAACGCCAAGGAAATCGGTTTCATTAAGGTAAATAATGTGGTGATGATCTTTCGGTTATTGTGTGTCTCATTCTCTTTGgaatgtttatttaattcatcttgcattgtttttttttcccttcttttgcAGTACCGTTGATGATCCATGTTGTTTACACAGGAGCATCGtgtcttttgggttttgatcTTGTAATGGATTTATCTGCATTGAACTAAATCTGACAAGCCTTTTTAGCTGTTGAATCTATGAATTACCTTGTTTGACTATTTTGCTTATGAATTTATAATATctttgctttatatatatatcatatgtaaTCTCTATATTATAGATCGTAACACGAGAATGTTGAAACACTTCCCGAAGCTTGTAGTTGAGTAACCAGAAATCTTACAATATTGGGCCACTAAAGACTGTATAGATAGTCTTAGTGGTCTCTTTAGATAATTAACTTTCTAGTGAAAACTTGCAATAAACTGAAAACCATTGTAAGATTTGATCTtgtaaaagatgtaaaaaagttgtgatatatGTTTGCCGTTAGATTATAAGCTAGTTTTCCTCTTTAGGCTTTGGTTCTTGTAAAAGTTGTAAAGATTATtgactatttttgtttatttatttgctttttcCTTTTGTTGCTAAAGGTTTATTTGTTTAAGCTAATTAatggttatatatgtttttcaatATTTTGCATCTGTAAATAGGTGATAGTTTCTTATGACATTTAGGAGGGTGTATTCAATTTAAcatgatttatgtaaaattaacaaatcctatgttatccaatcatgaattttaaaaaatctcttcaaatccattgttattgaactaatgatttaaaaatttattttaaaatccactgttatttaaaacagtttgtggatttagatgaattctttagttaaaaatacagaattcTAAATCTCATAGTTTTAGAGGGGtctattgaaaccatgattttggagaatttcatgggatttagtaaatttggaattttgatagattttagggaagttgatatgatttattgtaaattttttttcaaatcgcacttaaaaccatgagatttggatttctgtatttttaactaaacaaatcctctcaaatcctccagaattactaaaagtcattaaaatccaaatccaaaaacttttttgaataacaggagattttaaagtagatttttaaatcaccagttcaataacagtggattttaatagactttttaaaatccatgattgaataacataaaatttgtaaattttacccAAATCTACCTAAAATGTTAAGTTGAATACACCTCTTAGGTTTTAGGTGGAAtctgaaagaattttacaataaatcatattaacttttttaaaattatcaaaatcatttaaaatatcgtaaaaactaaaatcacttGGAATATTAGATTATTCCCTTAATATGCTGTTTCTATTAATAGCTATAGATAATATTTTGAACTTAGTTGGTTTCCAAAACTAGGATGGTAAAAAGTTCATAATAGTAAAGCTTTTCTTTTACGCGTAAAACTTAACTATGTTTTAGTCAAAGAATTATATCAAGATCATCAAGAATAGCAAAGATTTCCACTATATAATAACACtgaaaattttatacaaaagaaACTTAGGAAATTTACatttccttcatcatcatcatcatcggttTGTTCTTTTGATTCCACTATGAAGCGCCTGCTATGCTTGTTGTCCTATACAGCCTTGCTCTATCAAGTtgttctccatcttctttaatGATTTCTTATTTTCCTCAAGGagaggaaacaaacaaaaaagtattaACGTTTTTTACATGAAAATATTTGCAGGGAGTGAATCAAAAGTCGTGCCGTATGATTATTCTGCAACCATAGAGGCAAGCAATGctctgtttatatttttatcagaCATGTTTGCTGTAATTCCTTGTTCTAAtagttgatatatttttgttttggtgcaGTGTCTAGAGATCCCTTTAAAACCACAGTACAATGGAGGAATCATCGTAAACCCTGACCTACGAGATGGTTCTCTAGGCTGGACACCGTTCGGAAACGCAAAAGTAGACTTCAGAGAGATTGGAAACCATAACTTTGTTGTTGCACGAGACAGGAGACAATCTTATGACAGTGTCTCACAAAAGGTTTATTTGGAAAAAGGACTTCACTACACTTTCTCTGGTAAAATAACACTTTCTCTTTAGAGTTTTTATAAGCCTTGTGCCAATTATAATCTCATGTCTTTTATGTTCCTCGTAGCTTGGTTACAAGTAAGCAAAGGAAAGGCTCCTGTGAAAGCTATTTTCAAGAAGAACGGTGAATATAAGCATGCTGGTTCAGTTGTTGCTGAATCCAAGTGCTGGTCCATGCTCAAGGGTGGTCTCACTGTTGATGAATCTGGACCTGCCGAACTCTACTTTGAGGTATCTGTTTCATTGCTCCAATTGTTTATAGATTTTCATAAGATGCCAAGTTTCTACATTTGGCGAGTTTATCTCTCAACCATGCTTAGTCCTGTTTCATTGTTTATGTGTAGAGTGAGGACACAACGGTTGAGATTTGGGTTGATAGCGTCTCATTGCAACCATTTACACAAGAAGAGTGGAACTCTCACCACGAGCAGAGCATTcagaaggagagaaaaaaaaccgtGAGAATCAGAGCCGTGAACAGCAAAGGCGAGCCAATACCAGAAGCAACCATTTCCATACAACAGAACAAACTCGGATTCCCATTCGGGTGTGAGGTAGAAAAGAACATACTTGAGAACAAAGCATACCAAGACTGGTTCACTCAAAGGTTCACAGTGACAACTTTCGCAAACGAGATGAAATGGTACAGCACCGAAAACGTAAGAGGCAAAGAGGATTACACTACCGCTGACGCAATGTTGAGTTTCTTCAAGGAGAATGGGGTCGCTGTACGTGGCCACAACATAGTATGGAACGACCCTAAGTATCAACTTCAATGGGTGGATTCTCTCTCTGGTCGTGAATTCTACGAAGCTGTGAAACAAAGGATCATCTCTGTGGTGTCTCGATACAAAGGCCAGGTTATAAGTTGGGACGTTGTGAATGAGAATCTTCATTGGTCCTTCTTTGAGAACAGGATGGGTCCTAAAGCTTCTCATAACATCTATGCGATGGTGCAAGCGTTGGATCCAACTAGCACCAAGTTTATGAATGAATATAATACGTTAGAGGAACCAAGGGATTCAGATGCTAGCCCAGCAAGGTATTTGCAGAAGCTTAGGGAGCTTAAATCTATCCGAATTCGCGGTAACATATCCCTAGGGATCGGACTTGAATCTCATTTCAAGACTCCTAACATTCCTTATATGAGATCAGCTCTTGACACTCTTGGTTCCACTGGTTTGCCTATATGGCTTACTGAGGTCGACGTAGAAGCTCCTCCAGATGTCCAGGTAATTAATATCCTCTTATGGTTAACAAAAGTCCCACCCGGTCCTACTCTGTTTCTTATGATCACTTCTATATATGTCTGATCTTGAGCTTTCTTGCAGGCCACGTATTTTGAGCAAGTCCTAAGGGAAGCCCACGCACATCCACAAGTGAAGGGAATAGTGACGTGGGCAGGTTATTCTCCATCAGGTTGTTACAGAATGTGCCTCACCGATGGAAACTTCAACAACCTAGCCACCGGAGACGTCGTGGACAAACTATTGCATGAATGGGGAGGCTTCCGCAGACAAACCACAGGTGTCAGTGATGCTGATGGATTCTTTGAAGCTTCACTCTTCCATGGTGACTATGATGTCAAGATTGCTCATCCACTCACCAATTCAGAAGTTTCTCACAGCTTTAAGCTGACTTCTGATGTCTCCTCCTCAGACAGTCAACCATCCTCTTTTACCATTCGTGTTTAAGAAGCAAAGTATAAAACTATACCTTAGTAGTTTGATTTTTAGTCTAGATATATATGGTATAGCCGTGTCGGCGGAAACCCCCAAGGACTAATCATGACTCATGAGCATGTTGGGTTGGGTTCTTAAAGTCTAATAAGCCTCTGTCTTGTAATGAATTTATCAATATTGAAATCTTTACGAGTATCTATTAACTTATGATGGTGgtggattttagggtttatggatcACTTGAATGTTCTTGCTAATTTGAACCGGTATATATctatttgattaaataaaaaaagagcaaaaataaGGTTGATCTTGTTTTGAACCCTAAACTCTAACTCCGGGACCTAAACCCAATTCCTTTTTTTAGGTTGATTTTCGCTTTCCGGCAGAATTCGATTTCTCTCAGCGCCGGATTACTTTGATCGGGTTCCTTACTGAGCAAATCTACAACCTCTCTTGATATCTTTGAAACTGTTGGCGTCCCAGCCGTCTACAAACCTCTCTTGATACCATGTATGATAACTCTTGCAGTTATATCTGAGTAGTGGCAGATAGTGTGTTTTGCATTGTAGCTCATGCCTATTTATGAGCATCATTGGGACGTTGGTTTCTTATAGTTTAATCCATGGTATCAATTATCATAATAACTTTAACTATTTTtcgttaagttttttttagctCTTTAATCTTTTGATCATTTTATGGGTTACCTATTTATGGGCTTTTGtttattggattctaatttatcaagatttttgaagagttctaacaaaatcattaaaagtgaaaaagTGAAAGATTATTAAAGGTTGCTAGAgatttttgttgattagttttctaaaattttgtaaagttCTCTAaacaatccctgtatttttgtgatactttgcatgactttattttgtaaagaaagtgtttaaaatcatgaatcaataacataataattgaactcattaacaatcctaaattcttttgttttaattgaataacacaaatcTGAATCCAAttaataacccaaatttgttaggattttaaatgactttttacaaatcacaaactaataacactaaactttaacagagtttaacaaaattctgatctaataacaacagattctacataacatttaaattttttaaaactctatccaaatctcaaaccaataaccccactTAAACAGACGTATCTATTGACCATTGACTAGAATTTATACCATTAactacattttatttttcatatttctatatacTGACTTCTTAATTTTCCTTTGAAATCATGTGTGGTATAAGTTTCATAAAAGTAAAAGTAGAGAGTTATAGTCAAGATATACTTATTATGTTAATGAAATGAAATATTCCAAGactaaaaaaatagtttgtatatatactaatgGAAACCCTTAATCTTcagcaaaaaaaatttgatcgtTTAGTTCTACAATGAAGCTTCTACTCCTGCTGATTGTCTTCTGCGTTCTATCTCTATCAAGTTGTTCTCCATCTTATTTCGTGATTTTACTCTTACGTACTATTGTTATTATGTAAAATGTCATATTGGGacattctatgttttttttcttccgtgTTTCATCTTTTTTCCTCTGTTCGTCCACAGGAAAAGGGATatagaaaataatgtttttttttgtatgaaaacGTTTGTGCAGGGTGTGAAGAAAAGTTCGTCCCTTATGATTACTCGGCAATAATAGAGGTAAACAATGCTCTGTTCATTTAGTTAGACATGTACGTTGGAAACTGTTGTGCTgattcttctcctttttttttttgatattggtGCAGTGTCTAGAGATCCCTAATAAACCACAATACAATGGAGGGATCATCGTGAATCCTGACCTACAAAATGGTTCGCAAGGCTGGTCACAATTCGGAAACGCCAAAGTTAATTTCAGAGAATTTGGAGGTAATAAGTTTGTTGTTGCCACACAGAGGAATCAATCTATTGACAGCGTCTCACAGAAAGTTTACTTGGAAAAAGGAATTCTCTACACTTTCTCGGGTATAAATAAatcctaattttgttttcttgaagcACACTCTATAGAAGTAATCCCCTTATGggtttttatgttttacttgTAGCTTGGTTACAAGTCAGCATAGGAAACACTCCCGTGAGCGCAGTTATCAAGAAGAATGGTGAAGTTAAGCATGCCGGTTCGGTTGTTGCTGAATCCAAATGCTGGTCCATGCTCAAAGGTGGTCTCACTGTTGATGAATCTGGTCCTGCCGATCTTTACTTTGAGGTTTGCATATGCACAAGCATGTTCATGGTCTCGATTGCTTGTctttatttaatacattttgCAATCTCCTCATTCAACCTATATATGATGATCCATATTTGTCATGTGTAGAGTCTGAACACAACGGTTGAGATTTGGGTTGATAGCGTCTCTTTGCAACCTTTCACACAAGAAGAATGGAACTCTCACCATAAGCAGAGCATTGACAAGGAAAGAAAAGATTCCGTGAAGATCAAAGTCGTTAATGACAACGGAGAGACGGTACCAAACGCAACCATTACCATAAATCAGAGGCGACTCGGATTCCCATTTGGTTGCGCCGTAGAAAATAACATACTTGGGAATCAAGCATACCAAAACTGGTTCACTAAAAGATTCCCCGTGACAACTTTTGGGAACGAGATGAAATGGTACAGcacagaaagagaaagaggcaTAGAGGATTATACGACCGCAGACACGATGTTGAGATTCTTCAAGCAACACGGCATCGCTGTACGTGGGCACAATATTTTGTGGGACCACCCTAATTATCAACCTGGTTGGGTGAAACCTCTGTCCGGTAACGATCTCTACGATGTCGTGAAACGAAGGGTTTTCTCAGTGGTCTCGCGATACGAAGGGCAGCTTACGAATTGGGATGTTGTGAATGAGAATATCCATTTCTCCTTCTTTGAGAGCAAGCTGGGTCCTCACGCCTCACGTAATATCTTCACGATGGCTCATTTGGTCGATCCAAAGACCACAATGTTCATTAATG from the Camelina sativa cultivar DH55 chromosome 12, Cs, whole genome shotgun sequence genome contains:
- the LOC109128050 gene encoding 40S ribosomal protein S29 — encoded protein: MGHSNVWNSHPKKYGPGSRTCRVCGNSHGLIRKYGLNCCRQCFRSNAKEIGFIKYR
- the LOC104729864 gene encoding uncharacterized protein LOC104729864, whose amino-acid sequence is MKLLLLLIVFCVLSLSRCEEKFVPYDYSAIIECLEIPNKPQYNGGIIVNPDLQNGSQGWSQFGNAKVNFREFGGNKFVVATQRNQSIDSVSQKVYLEKGILYTFSAWLQVSIGNTPVSAVIKKNGEVKHAGSVVAESKCWSMLKGGLTVDESGPADLYFESLNTTVEIWVDSVSLQPFTQEEWNSHHKQSIDKERKDSVKIKVVNDNGETVPNATITINQRRLGFPFGCAVENNILGNQAYQNWFTKRFPVTTFGNEMKWYSTERERGIEDYTTADTMLRFFKQHGIAVRGHNILWDHPNYQPGWVKPLSGNDLYDVVKRRVFSVVSRYEGQLTNWDVVNENIHFSFFESKLGPHASRNIFTMAHLVDPKTTMFINEFNTLEQPRDLKSSPARYLEKLRELQSIQVAGKIPLGIGLESHFGTPNIPFIRSALDTLGATGLPIWLTELDIDAPPNIRAKYFEQVLREGHAHPKVKGIVMWTGYSAKGCYRMCLTDGNFRNLPTGDVVDRLIREWGGLHTQTTGVTDANGLFEASLFHGDYDLNIFSPVTNSKASYNFTLSPDDSSSQSQPSIFVFPA
- the LOC104733153 gene encoding uncharacterized protein LOC104733153, which gives rise to MLVVLYSLALSRSESKVVPYDYSATIECLEIPLKPQYNGGIIVNPDLRDGSLGWTPFGNAKVDFREIGNHNFVVARDRRQSYDSVSQKVYLEKGLHYTFSAWLQVSKGKAPVKAIFKKNGEYKHAGSVVAESKCWSMLKGGLTVDESGPAELYFESEDTTVEIWVDSVSLQPFTQEEWNSHHEQSIQKERKKTVRIRAVNSKGEPIPEATISIQQNKLGFPFGCEVEKNILENKAYQDWFTQRFTVTTFANEMKWYSTENVRGKEDYTTADAMLSFFKENGVAVRGHNIVWNDPKYQLQWVDSLSGREFYEAVKQRIISVVSRYKGQVISWDVVNENLHWSFFENRMGPKASHNIYAMVQALDPTSTKFMNEYNTLEEPRDSDASPARYLQKLRELKSIRIRGNISLGIGLESHFKTPNIPYMRSALDTLGSTGLPIWLTEVDVEAPPDVQATYFEQVLREAHAHPQVKGIVTWAGYSPSGCYRMCLTDGNFNNLATGDVVDKLLHEWGGFRRQTTGVSDADGFFEASLFHGDYDVKIAHPLTNSEVSHSFKLTSDVSSSDSQPSSFTIRV